One Brassica oleracea var. oleracea cultivar TO1000 chromosome C7, BOL, whole genome shotgun sequence genomic window carries:
- the LOC106303086 gene encoding zinc finger BED domain-containing protein RICESLEEPER 2-like: MVSSSSRQRQTGDETTDVQVTYDGQEHQSTQSRGKSIDANATTGVSAQSVKVKKAVVPRSGVWSHYTRTKDTRDKCICHYCQKVFSCATKSGTSNLQKHLTICKEYQTWLTSQGKNQTLINTEGNLKSSKVPEPVYREASNELIVLAELPLSFVESTAWKHFCRKVNFYKPHSRRTATRDIVEMFVQKKAALKNLLRTTKQRVSLTTDIWVSQVTGASYMVITAHFIDASWQLKKLIIGFKYVMDHKGQTIATVLLECLADWGIEKVFCITVDNATANTSAIRKFHRDFSEVAPDAFVLDGNFLHMRCSAHIINLIAKDGLAEVGDNVLAIRNAIQYVRSSTPRLNAFDLRVTSGRMSRGSLPLDVKTRWNSTFLMLSRALQFRVAFEKMEAEDRLYNDYFLDTENGVKRCGPPGYGDWSAVDKLKRFLVNSYKCYGEIVTIERNLTALANSFDPELKVKATDMLQKFLKYWDGMKSVNRMLILATVFDPRKKMQFAKLCFEKLYGKNSLESKEMLDSVGDLLKSMFREYNNRFRGSTGQSSQSSQAEASLPSQDSQEQGVDKMELVVEDYGYERMDCVYKELVAEKGDDTRDELEVYLKDPVETPA, translated from the exons ATGGTTTCCTCATCATCGAGACAAAGACAGACTGGTGATGAGACAACTGATGTTCAAGTGACTTACGATGGACAAGAGCACCAAAGTACTCAAAGTCGAGGGAAGTCCATTGATGCAAATGCAACAACTGGAGTATCTGCTCAGTCGGTGAAGGTGAAGAAAGCTGTTGTGCCAAGGTCTGGTGTGTGGAGCCATTACACCCGAACCAAGGACACTCGTGACAAATGCATTTGTCACTATTGTCAGAAGGTATTCTCTTGTGCTACCAAATCAGGAACATCAAACCTCCAGAAGCATTTGACCATCTGCAAAGAATACCAAACATGGTTAACCAGCCAAGGAAAGAATCAGACTCTGATTAATACAGAAGGCAATCTGAAGTCATCAAAGGTCCCAGAGCCGGTTTATAGAGAAGCCTCTAACGAGCTGATTGTCTTAGCCGAATTGCCTCTTTCTTTTGTTGAAAGTACGGCTTGGAAACATTTCTGCAGAAAG GTTAACTTTTACAAGCCACACTCTAGGAGGACTGCGACTCGAGACATTGTTGAGATGTTCGTGCAAAAGAAGGCAGCTTTGAAGAACCTGCTTCGCACAACCAAACAAAGAGTGTCATTAACAACTGACATTTGGGTTTCTCAAGTCACAG GTGCTAGTTACATGGTGATAACTGCCCACTTCATTGACGCTTCATGGCAGCTGAAGAAGCTCATTATTGGCTTCAAGTACGTGATGGACCACAAAGGTCAGACCATAGCTACTGTCCTCTTGGAATGTTTAGCTGACTGGGGGATTGAGAAGGTATTCTGCATCACGGTAGATAATGCGACTGCTAATACTTCTGCCATTAGAAAATTCCATAGGGATTTTAGTGAGGTTGCCCCTGATGCATTCGTTTTAGATGGTAATTTCTTGCACATGAGGTGCTCTGCTCATATAATCAACTTGATTGCTAAGGATGGTTTGGCTGAGGTGGGGGATAATGTCTTAGCGATTAGGAATGCTATCCAGTATGTGCGCTCTTCTACACCTAGGCTGAATGCATTTGACCTTAGAGTTACTAGTGGGAGAATGAGCCGTGGTAGCTTGCCTCTAGATGTAAAGACTAGGTGGAATTCTACATTTCTTATGCTGTCTAGGGCTCTTCAGTTCCGTGTAGCGTTTGAAAAGATGGAAGCAGAAGACCGGCTATATAATGACTATTTCCTGGATACGGAAAATGGTGTTAAGAGGTGTGGACCACCTGGTTATGGAGACTGGAGTGCTGTTGACAAGCTGAAGAGATTTCTG GTGAACTCCTACAAGTGCTATGGTGAGATTGTGACGATTGAGAGGAACCTGACTGCACTAGCTAACAGTTTTGATCCTGAGCTGAAGGTGAAAGCAACTGATATGCTTCAGAAGTTTCTGAAGTACTGGGATGGCATGAAGAGTGTCAACAGGATGCTGATATTGGCGACTGTGTTTGATCCTAGGAAGAAGATGCAGTTTGCCAAGCTTTGCTTTGAGAAACTCTATGGGAAGAACAGCTTGGAGTCCAAAGAAATGCTAGACTCTGTTGGTGATCTTCTCAAGTCCATGTTCCGGGAGTATAACAACCGTTTCAGAGGGTCTACTGGACAGTCTTCTCAGTCGAGTCAAGCTGAGGCTTCCCTGCCTAGTCAAGATTCTCAAGAACAAGGCGTGGATAAAATGGAGCTCGTGGTTGAAGATTATGGGTATGAGAGGATGGATTGTGTGTACAAGGAGCTGGTTGCTGAGAAGGGAGATGATACAAGAGATGAGCTAGAGGTGTACTTGAAGGATCCAGTTGAAACTCCAGCCTAA